The segment AAGCGCGAGGTCGGTTATCTAACCACCGAGACGATTTTGATGCGATCAAAGACCGGATCTGTGCGGCGCATGACCTATCGCAATCCGACGCGCTGACATCTGCGCCCTCTGGTGCTGGCGGTGAGGGCGGAATTTGCGTATTTGAGAAGAGAAGAAGCAGGGGGCCGTTCTGGCCTCCTGAGCGTTTCAATGGGGTGAAATGGATTTTCTTGGGGTTGCGCAATCGCTGACGGGACGGCGCTGGGTTGGACCTGGCGCAGAAATATCGAGGCAAGCCGAAGCGATGGCCCAGCAGACCGGGTTCGCTCCAGCGCTATGTCTGTTGCTGGCACGTCTCGGGGTGGGGGCTGACGGCGCGGCGGCCTATCTGGACCCCAAGCTGCGTGATCTGTTGCCGGACCCGCGGTCGTTGCGCGACATGGAGCTGGCGGCGGGCCGCATTCTGGATGCTGTGCGTGGTGGTGAACGGATTGCGATCTTTGCTGATTACGACGTAGATGGCGGGGCCTCAGCCGCGTTGCTGCTGGATTGGTTCGGGCAGCTTGGGGCGCGCGCGACGTTATATATTCCTGACAGGATTGACGAGGGCTATGGCCCGAACGAACCCGCGATGGCCGAGCTGGCCGCAGGGCATGATCTGATCATCTGCGTCGATTGTGGGACCTTGTCGCATGGGCCGATTGCCGCAGCTCGGGGTGCGGATGTTGTGGTTCTTGACCACCATCTGGGGGGCGAGACCCTGCCGGAGGCGTACGCCGTGGTAAACCCCAACCGCCAGGACGAGAGCGGAGATCTGGCGCATCTATGTGCTGCGGGTGTGGTGTTTCTGATGCTGGTCGAGGCCGGGCGACAGCGTCGCGCAGCAGGCGAGGCGGGTCCCGATCTAATAGGGTTACTGGATCTTGTGGCGTTGGCAACTGTGGCCGATGTCGCGCCGCTGAAAGGGGTGAACCGGGCCCTGGTGCGGCAAGGGTTGTTGGTGATGGCGCGGCGGGCGCGTCCCGGACTGGTGGCGTTGTCGGATGTGGCGCGGATTAGCACTGCGCCGTCGGCCTACCATCTGGGCTTTGTTCTGGGTCCGCGTGTCAATGCCGGGGGTCGTATTGGGCAGGCAGATCTGGGCGCGCGATTGCTGGCCTGTACAGCGGAACACGAGGCGCAGGCCATGGCCGAGCGTCTGGATAAATTGAATACAGAGCGGCGCGAGATTGAGGCTGCTGTGCGGGCCGCCGCGCTGGTGCAGGCCGAGACACGCGGGCTGGATGGGCCGTTGGTTTGGGCCGCAGGTGAGGGGTGGCATCCCGGCGTCGTTGGCATTGTTGCCTCGCGGCTCAAAGAACTGACAAACCGTCCTGCAATCGTGATCGGGCTGGACGGAGACGAGGGCAAGGGGTCGGGCCGGTCGGTCAGTGGCGTCGATCTGGGGGTCGCGATCCAGCGGTTGGCGTCGGAGGGGTTGCTGATCAAGGGCGGCGGCCACAAGATGGCTGCGGGTCTGACCGTGGCGCGCAACGCGCTGGAGCCCGCGATGGAGCGTTTGGCCGCGCTGCTTGAGCGTCAGGGTTCAGGCAGTGGTGGTGCGGCAGATCTGACGCTCGACGGAGTTTTGATGCCCGGTGCTGCAAGCGTCGATCTTCTGGAGCAGATCGAAAAGGCGGGTCCCTTTGGCGCTGGCGCTATAGGGCCGAGATTTGTCTTTCCCGACATGCAGATCCTCTTTGCCAAGCGTGTTGGGGAGGCACATCTGAAGCTGCGGTTCGGTGACGGGCTGGGAGTTCGAGTTGACGCGATCAGCTTTGGCGCGTTTGATGGGCCATTGGGACCTACGTTGCTGGAACATGGTGGGCAGCGATTCCACCTTGCCGGGCGGCTTGAAATCAACGAATGGGCCGGGCAACGTTCGGTACAGTTGCGGCTGGAAGATGCCTCTCTTTCGTCAACGCGTATGTAAGATTCCGGGTAAGATGTTGCCAGACTATAAGTTTTCGAGATGAGTGATGTTTCTTGCCCAAGGAGGGAAAAAACTTTCTGCGGAGGCGCGTTTTGTTGAAAAATCCGCTTGCGCGTCAGTCATGCTTTCCCTAGAACACGGCTCACGCCACGAGCTGGCCCGTTCGTCTATCGGTTAGGACGCCAGGTTTTCAACCTGGAAAGAGGGGTTCGATTCCCCTACGGGCTGCCAATTTTCCTAATTTTTCTTTGTTTTACTGGGCTCTACGGCGCCCAGTGTCCCACGATTTTCGGAGCGTGGGACACTCCGGGCTTCCGCAGCCGCCTCGGCGCGCACAAAAGCGCGCTCGGCGAGCTTCGCCCGGTCGACACGCTTGGTATAAATTGCAGCGGTTCTGGGGTCGCTGTGAGACAGATAGGCCATGACTTCGTAAACCGATCCCGACGCCTCTGCGATCTGCTCTGCGCGGCGCTTGCGGATGCCATGCTGAGACCGGGTCGCGCGCATCTTCGGCTTCCCATTCTTTTCCAGGACCGGGTTGCTGGCGTCGTCGAGCACAGGCTCACAGAGCCCTGCGGCGATGATCCACTTGCGGACGGCGTTGTCGAGCGAACCCGATGATGCGAAAGGCCTGCCCTTCTCGGTCAGGAGGTAGGCAGCAGCATTTACGGGAAGGTTGGCGGCCTCCAGCATGAAGTCCCATGGCAGCGGAAGCTGGACCTCCGACGAACCCTTCTTCGTAATCATGCCATTGATACCGCAGCTGGCAGTGGGTCAGTTTGAAATATCTTTTTTCTTATAGGGTCCGCGCTTCTTTGGTGCTGCATCTTCTGCCTTTTCAACCAGCTTTATAATGTCCTCAACTTCCCAAGGGCTTTCCACAAGGCCAGCGGCCATTGCTGGTGTCATGCGCAGCGTCTTGTGAGTGCGAACAAAGTTGTAGTGCATGAAGTGCAGTGCAACCGCGTAAGCGTGGTTCTCTGCCTTCTTTGAGAAAGCGTTGGTCAGGCGTGTAAAGCGACGCATCCCCATACGCATGGTCAGATTTTGACGCTCGATATGGCTGGTGCCGACTTCGGCCATGTCGGGCTTTCCAAAAATCGCCTCTTTCTTCGCGCCAGTGCATTCGGCGGGGGAATACTTGCGCTCCTGGCCCTTCTGGCCCGTCAGATCGCCGTACTGCTTGATCAGCATGGCGTAGTCCACATCACCGGAGAACGCGTCGGTGACTGCCTTGAGATAGCCGCCGTGGCCGTCTGTGGTGGTAATCCCCCATTTTTAACGTGGTGCATTCGTAGAACTTACGCGGCCATTTTCAGTTTCTGGGCGGGTGTGATGCCGCCGATGGCCATGTTCGAGCGGTCGTTGTTGTAAGTCCAGAGCCATTGTGTGGCGTGATCTTGGGCCTCCTCGATAGTTTCGATGATATATTGCAGCCATTCATGTCGGACGGTGCGGTTGTAGCGCTCGATGTAGGCGTTCTGCTGCGGCTGACCGGGTTGGATGTGCTGGAGCGTGATGCCCGTTTCTCAGCCCAGATCAGCAGCTTGCCACTGATGTATTCTGGGCCGTTATCTACTCTTATCGTCCCGGGTTTGCCGCGCCACTCGATGATCCTGTCCAAACTGCGAATGACCCGTTCAGCGGGTAGGGAAAAATCCACTTCGATGCCCAGGCCTTCGCGATTGAAGTCATCCAGCACGTTCAGCAGCCGGAATGCCCGACCATCGCCAAGCCGATCCGCCATGAAGTCCATTGACCAGGTCACATTTGGCGCATCAGGCACCGCCAGCGCGTCAGGTTTGTCCCGCTTCAACCGCTTGCGGGGTTTGATCCGCAGGTTCAGTTCCAACTCGCAGTAGATGCGGTAAACGCGTTTGTGGTTCCACGGATGACCTTTGACGTTGCGCAGGTGCAGGAAACACAGCCCAAACCCCCAGGTCTTCCGGGCGTCCGTCAGCCCGGTCAGTAGATCGGCGATCTCTTCATTCTCGGCACGCAGCTTTGGGCCATAACGATAGCAGGTCTCACTGACGCCGAAGGTCCGGCAAGCCAGAGCGATGCTTGCCCCACGTCGCGCCACTGCATTCTCGGCCATCTCGCGGCGTTGAGATGGCCCGGTCACTTTTTTGCAAGGGCTTCCTTCAGCAAGTCAGCTTGCATGCTCAGTTCCGCATACATCCGCTTCAGCCTACGGTTTTCTTCCTCCATGGCCTTCATCTGGCTGACCATGGACGCATCCATGCCGCCATACTTTGCCCGCCATTTGTAGAAGGACGCTGAGCTCATGCCGTGCTCACGGCACAGCTCAGCCACCGGCACACCGCCTTCAGCTTGGCGCAGTATCGCAAGGATCTGGGGTTCCTGTATCTTGTCATCTTCATCTGAATCTCCTCGTTCATCTTGCCATTGATACCGCAGCTTATGCGGCTTGACTGTCCGTCACGGATGCCAATGGCACCCAGTTCCACGGCAGCAATTCATCCAGCTTGTTGATCTTGTGATCGTGGATGCGGCCGAGGATGTCGGCAAGGTAGGCCTGCGGATTGAGACCGTTCAGCTTTGCCGTTTCAATGACCGTCATCGCACGTGCGAGGGTTTCCGCGCCGGTATCTGCCCCTGCAAATAACCAGTTTTTCCGTCCTATTCGAATCGGGCGCAGGGCGCGCTCGGCGGGATTGTTGTCGATGGCCACACGCCCGTCGCTCAGGAACAGGCTGAAGGCCTCCTGCCGCGCGAGGCCATAGCGGAAGGCTTTGGCCAGATCGCTTTTGCCGGGGATGCGCAGGAGCTGTTGTTCAGACCAGGCAAAGAAGGCCGTCACCTTGGGCCGGGTAAGCTTTTGGCGCGTCGCATGACGCACGTCAGCGGGCTGGCCGTTGATATCGCGCTCGATGTCGTAGAATTTGCCGATCCGGTCGAGCGCCTCGCGGGCGATCTCGGATTTGGTCGAGGTCCAGAAGTCGTGGAAGTCGCGCCGCAGGTGCGCCCAGCAGGCCGCCTCGCGCAAACGCGATGTGCCATCAGGTTCAGGCGCGTAGAGCTTGGCATAACCTTTGTAACCATCGGCTTGCAGGATACCACGCGCATCGGCGAGATGGCCAAGAACATGCTCTTCCTTCCAATCCGGCGCAAAGCGATAGACAGCCCCCGGTGGCGACGCCCCCGCCCAGGGTCGCTGATCGCGCACATAGACCCAGATCCGGCCTTGTTTGACCCCTTTGCCAAGGCCTTTGTCGCGTAAAGAGCGATCCAGCACCCGGATCGGCGTGTCGTCCGCATGCAGCAGGTCGCTGGCCATGATGTCGGCCTTGATCCGTGCGATCAGCGGCTGCAGGGTCTTCATGGCCCGCCCGCACCAGCCGACAAGCGTGCTTTCGGGAATGTCGGCCCCCATACGGGCGAAGATCTCGTGCTGGCGATACAAAGGCAGGTGATCATCGAACTTTGAGACCAGCACATGGGCCAACAGGTTCGGTCCCGCCATGCTGCCCGGGATCGGGCGGCTGGGGGCCGGTTCCTGCACCATCCGCTCACAGCGACGACAGGATTTCTTGATCCGGGCGACCTGGATTACCTTCATCTGAGCGGCGATCATGTCCAGCAGTTCGCTGACATCCTCGCCCATCGCACCAAAGGTGCGTGCCTTTACATGCGCGCTTCTGGCGCGACACGCAGATCGCCGCCACAGTCGGGGCAGCAGGCACCGGGGTTCAGTTCGCGACGCTCGCGCGGGGTCGCATCCGAGACACGTGGCCGACGACGCAAAGCGGGCGCATCGGCAGTGTCCGGTGACGGTTCATCCTGACCTTCGTTAATGGGCGCGTCATCGTCTTCGGCCACCGCGACCAACAGGTCTTCGAGTGCCAGTTCCAGCTGTTCGATCTCGCGCTCGACCTTTTCCGAGGATTTGCCAAAGGCCAGTTTCTGCAACTTGGCGATCCGCAGGCGCAGCGCCTGAACCAGCTGGTCATGGACCCGAAGCGTTGCCGATATCTTGGCGTTTTCCGCGGCGATCCGGGCATTCTCAGCCTGCAAAGCGGCGATCATCGCGCGCAATTCAGCGGGATCATCCGGCAGATTTTCAGCAGGTTTCGACATGCGACTGATTAGCAAAAGTCAGGTCGAAGAACCATATGAATAACGCCAAAACGTCAATAAAATCATCCCACCCGCGCAGGCGGAGCACCCCAATCCGGACGTCGCCAGTCGATCCCTTCCCACAACATCGCAAGCTGCGCCGAGGTCAGCCGCACCGCGCCATCTTGCGCGCTCGGCCACACAAAACGGCCCCGTTCAAGCACCTTGTAGTAAAGGCAAAATCCCTGCCCATCCCAAAACAGAAGCTTGATCCGGTCACCACGACGACCCCGAAACGCAAAAACCGCACCACTGGCAGGCTTTTGCCGCAACACGTCCTGGGTCAGTGCCGCCAGCCCCGCGATCCCCTTGCGCATATCCGTGATCCCACAGGCCAGATACACGCGAACGCCGGTGCCGGGACCGATCATGCTGCGTCCACTGCACGGATCAGCACCGACAACGCAGTCGGATCGATCGTGCTGTCAAAATGCAAACTGCGTCCACCCCGCAGGCGCAATTCAACCGCACTTGGGCGCGGCACATCAGCGACACGAGACTGCGCCACCGGCACGCCTGCTGTCACGGGTATGTCCAACGGAAAGAAAAGCGCTCCGGCATCGGGCGACCACAGACCCTTCTTCTTCAGGTCATGCCGCCAGGCATAAATCTGCTGCCGCGTGATCTCGTGACGCTGCGCCACCTGTGTCACAGTTGCCCCGTCGATCCCGACCGACATGACAATCTCGAGCTTGTCCTCGTCACGCCAGAAACGCCGCCGCTCCACCCCAAGAATTTCGCCACGCATCGCAGACCCCGCATAAGACACGTCGTGAACGACGTCTTTAGCGACGTGTCTTAAATCATCGCCCCACACCCAGGCAGGCGGTGCCAATCGCCCGGTTACCCTTCTTCGACGGCTGAAACCGGATGTAGAGACGCTCATTTCGCGTCATCTCATGCAGCGGGCCGAGGATGTGCATGTCACCGACGCGGCCCGCTGTCGCCTCAGCGAGCAGAAACCACCGGCGGGCCATCGTGCCTTCTCTGTGACACAACAGGAATTTCTCTGCGTCGGCGTCGCTCCAAGGTTCTGCACCACCCTTCTCGACATGTCCGCTCTTCACCTTGAAGACCGGGCTGTCGATCGGATAGGCGCGCAGAACGAAAGCCCGGCTGTGCGACAGCTTGATATGCGCCACTTGCAGCTTGGTGCGCTCGCCGCCGAGAACCGCAAAATCCTCGCTCCAGTCGAACTGGACGGCATCGCCAGGGTCAAAATGCAACGGCACAAAGGTCCCGCGCCCCGTCGTCTGCTGTTCACGCTGCCGATCTGCCCGCCACGATCGCGCAAAAGCCGCCACCCGGGCATAGGACCCGGTGAAGCCAAGCGCAGATCGGCGTGCAACTGGTTCACTTTGCGCCGCTGTTTGCGCGACTTTCCGGCTTCGGTCTTCCGCCGACCCGCCAGCTTCTCGGCAAAGGGGGCGATCTTACTTTGCCGTTCCGGCGTCGCGAATTTTGACCCGATGGTGTTCGCCCCTAAATGCTTGGTCACCGTATTGCGTGACACGCCCGTAAGCCGTGCTATCTGCCGGATCGATAGCTTCTGCCGCAAATGCATCCGTCGGATGATGTTCAATAGTCCCATGTGGATCACTCCGTCGCCCCCTCCGCTCACCGCTTCGAGGAAAGGTTCACATGGCTCAGTTCTCAGTGAAAATTATGCGCCTAAACTGCTCAGTTCTGGGTGAAAATCAACAGCCATGGACACTGCCACGTCTGACATCCGAGCGGTGGAATTCACCCCAGGCAGCGCTGGCGATAGCCCTGTGCTACCGGAACTGCTCGGCCAGATCCCAGAGACCACGGTCACCGCCTATGACACCCGCCGCTGTCACACCGCCATCATCGACCGCCAGGCCACTGCGATCATCCGGATCCGCAAGAATGGTCGGCCCTGGAAAGAGGACTGTCCGGCAGCCCGAGCCCGCAACGACACCCTGCGCGCTACACGGCATTATGGCCGGGCGTTCTGGAAACGCTGGGCCGGATACCACACCCGAAGTCGAATCGAAGCGAAGATGCGTTGCCTCAAGGCTTTCGGTGAACGCATCGCGGCAAGAGACCCCGACCGCCAAGCTGCAGAAATCCAGATCCGCGTCGCCCTGATGAACCGCTTCTCCGCCCTCGGCACTGCCGAGATCGTTTGCGTGGCATGACGTCAGTCGGGAAAGGGGAAGTCACGCCTCAGTCGTAAATTGCGCAACAATGCCACAGTTGTCGCTGGATTTTGTCTCAGATCAACTGACAGATGGGCGGCGGTTTCCGACGCCGACCGTGGTCGACAAGCGCACCGTGAATATCGGTCGCTCGTCGCCGACACATCCCCGTCCGGCGCCCCATGACCAGCCCCCTTTGCACAAACGAGCTAACTGCGCAAAGCTGAACACCAGAGTTTCGTTCAGGTTGGATAAAACTTGGGGGCAACGTCAAATTTTGGCACCCTGCTAGGGCGCGCGGCCTCGGAAGAGAGCCGCGCTGCAAGTCTCAGACGATTTTGATATTGGCCTTGGCGGCGTCCTTGACGAATTGGTCCAGACCCTTGTCGGTCAGCACATGGTTCGCCATCGCCTTGATTACATTTGGGGGGGCGGTGCAGACATCGGCGCCGATCTTGGCGCATTCCGACATGTGATTGGCGGTGCGGATCGACGCGGCAAGGATCTGCGTCTCGAATCCATAATTGTCGTAGATGATGCGGATGTCCGAGATCAGCTCGAGTCCGTCCATGTTCAGATCGTCCAGACGCCCGATAAACGGCGAGATGAATGTCGCGCCCGCCTTGGCCGCCAGCAGCGCCTGATTGGCGGAAAAGCACAGCGTGACGTTGACCATATTGCCCTCGTCCGACAGAACCTTGCACGCCTTGAGGCCGTCCCAGGTCAGCGGCACTTTGACCGCGATGTTCGGCGCGATTTCGGCCAGCTTGCGGCCCTCATTGATCATCGATTCAGCGTCCAGCGCGATCACTTCGGCCGAGACGGGGCCAGAGACCAGGTCGCAGATCTCTTTGGTGACTTCGAGGATGTCGCGTCCGGATTTCAGAATCAGTGACGGGTTTGTGGTTACCCCGTCCACCATGCCAAGTGCGTTCAGTTCGGCGATGGCGTCGATTTCGGCGGTGTCTACGAAGAATTTCATACTGCGCTCCTCTGCGTTGCTTGGCAATTGGTTGGCGCTGTCATACCCCAGAGTCACGGCCACAGGAACCCCAATCCTGATTGCGCTAACATGAAAGGCCCCCATGCCCCCGAGCTTCTTTGACCAAGGCGCGACAATTGCGGTGCTGACGGCGCAACCGCTGGACAAGACGCTGGATTACCGCGCGCCCGAGGGCGGCTGCTTCCTCGGCGCGTTTGTCGAGGTGCCGTTGGGCCCGCGCAAGGTGGTGGGCGTGGTCTGGGGTCCTGGAACCGGTGACTGGGACCGGGCCAAGCTGCGCGCGGTGATCAGGGTGCTGGACGCGGCACCGATGCGCGATGAGCTGCGCAGCTTCCTTGAACGGGCGGGCGACTATACGCTGACGCCGCTGCCTGCGATGCTGCGGCTTTGTACACGGGCACCGGGGCTGGGTGACCCGCCGTCGATGCGCAAGGTGTACAGGTTGGGGCAGGGCGCTGCGGATCGCATGACCGATGCCCGTACCCGCGTGCTCGCGGTATTGCGCGATCTGGGCGGGCTGTCACTGACCCTGGGCGAGCTGGCCGAGGCGGCGGGCGTGACAACAAGTGTGGTCAAGGGGCTGGTCAAGTTCGGCGCCGTTCAGGAAGAAGAGAGCCCGCGCGACACGCCGTTTCCCGTGCTCGACCCCGCGTATGGTGGCAAGGAACTGACCGGCGATCAGGCGGCAGGGGCCGAACGGTTGCGCGAAGGGCTGCGCATGGGCGGCTATGGCACCGTTTTGCTGCGCGGCGTCACCGGGTCGGGCAAGACCGAGGTGTATCTTGAGGCGGTGGCGGAATGTCTGGCGCAGGGCCGTCAGGCGTTAGTACTGTTGCCTGAAATTTCGCTGACCGCGGAATTCCTGACGCGGGTTCAGGCGCGGTTCGGCGCGCGCCCCGCCGAATGGCATTCCGGCGTGACCATGACCGAACGCCGCCGGGTCTGGAAAATGGTGGGCGAGGGCAAGGTGCAGTTCGTCGCCGGAGCACGCTCTGCCCTGTTCCTGCCGTTTCGCGATTTGGGCCTGATCGTCGTGGATGAGGAACACGACACCTCATACAAGCAGGAAGAGGGTGTACTGTACAACGCCCGCGACATGGCGGTGCTGCGCGCGTCGATTTGCGGCGCACGTGTGGTGCTCGCCTCGGCCACCCCTAGCTTGGAAAGCTGGGCCAACGCCGAGACGGGCAAATACGAGCGGATCGAACTGACCTCGCGTTTCGGTGCGGCTGTCCTGCCCGAGATGCGCGCCATCGACATGCGGGCCGAGGATCTGCCGGGCAATAAATGGGTTTCGCCCACCCTGAGGCGGGCAATCGAGGTGCGGCTGGAACAGGGCGAGCAGTCATTGCTGTTCCTCAACCGGCGTGGCTATGCGCCAGTGACGATCTGCCGGGCTTGTGGGTTTCAGATCGGATGCGACCATTGTGATGCGCGGATGGTTGAACATCGGTTCCTTAAACGGCTGGTCTGTCATCAATGCGGAGAGAGCAAGCCGGTGCCGACCAAATGTCCGTCCTGCGAGGCCGAGGATCGGTTATCCGCCGTTGGTCCCGGCGTTGAGCGGTTGGGCGAAGAGGTCACCGAGTTGTTTCCGCAGGCGCGGGTCGCAGTGCTGTCGTCAGACATGTACGGATCGGCCCGCGCCATGAAGGCCGAGATTGAGGGGATCGCCGAAGGGTCGGCGGATATCATCATCGGCACGCAGCTTGTGGCCAAGGGGCACAATTTTCCGCTGCTGACGCTGGTTGGGGTAATCGACGCCGACCTTGGGTTGCAGGGCTCGGATCTGCGCGCCGCCGAACGCACGTTTCAACTGATGCGCCAGGTGGCCGGGCGGGCCGGGCGGGCGGAAAAGCCGGGTATCGCGCTGATGCAGACCTTTCAACCCGAACATCCGGTGATCCGCGCCATCCTCGGTGGTGACGAGGAACGGTTCTGGCGCGCCGAAGCCGAAGAACGCCGTGCCGCTGGGGTGCCGCCCTATGGCCGAATGGCCGGGATCATTCTGAGTTCGACCGAGGTGCAGGAAATCTTTGACCTTGGCAATGCGCTGGCACGGCAGGACGACGCGCTGCGCAAAGTGGGCGCGCAGGTCTTTGGCCCTGCGCCGGCACCAATTGCACGGGTGCGCGGGCGGCATCGGGTAAGGTTGCTGGTCAAGGCGCCAAAGGGCGCTCCGCTGCAATCCGCGCT is part of the Puniceibacterium sp. IMCC21224 genome and harbors:
- the recJ gene encoding single-stranded-DNA-specific exonuclease RecJ; amino-acid sequence: MDFLGVAQSLTGRRWVGPGAEISRQAEAMAQQTGFAPALCLLLARLGVGADGAAAYLDPKLRDLLPDPRSLRDMELAAGRILDAVRGGERIAIFADYDVDGGASAALLLDWFGQLGARATLYIPDRIDEGYGPNEPAMAELAAGHDLIICVDCGTLSHGPIAAARGADVVVLDHHLGGETLPEAYAVVNPNRQDESGDLAHLCAAGVVFLMLVEAGRQRRAAGEAGPDLIGLLDLVALATVADVAPLKGVNRALVRQGLLVMARRARPGLVALSDVARISTAPSAYHLGFVLGPRVNAGGRIGQADLGARLLACTAEHEAQAMAERLDKLNTERREIEAAVRAAALVQAETRGLDGPLVWAAGEGWHPGVVGIVASRLKELTNRPAIVIGLDGDEGKGSGRSVSGVDLGVAIQRLASEGLLIKGGGHKMAAGLTVARNALEPAMERLAALLERQGSGSGGAADLTLDGVLMPGAASVDLLEQIEKAGPFGAGAIGPRFVFPDMQILFAKRVGEAHLKLRFGDGLGVRVDAISFGAFDGPLGPTLLEHGGQRFHLAGRLEINEWAGQRSVQLRLEDASLSSTRM
- the tnpB gene encoding IS66 family insertion sequence element accessory protein TnpB (TnpB, as the term is used for proteins encoded by IS66 family insertion elements, is considered an accessory protein, since TnpC, encoded by a neighboring gene, is a DDE family transposase.), whose amino-acid sequence is MIGPGTGVRVYLACGITDMRKGIAGLAALTQDVLRQKPASGAVFAFRGRRGDRIKLLFWDGQGFCLYYKVLERGRFVWPSAQDGAVRLTSAQLAMLWEGIDWRRPDWGAPPARVG
- a CDS encoding transposase — its product is MRGEILGVERRRFWRDEDKLEIVMSVGIDGATVTQVAQRHEITRQQIYAWRHDLKKKGLWSPDAGALFFPLDIPVTAGVPVAQSRVADVPRPSAVELRLRGGRSLHFDSTIDPTALSVLIRAVDAA
- the fsa gene encoding fructose-6-phosphate aldolase gives rise to the protein MKFFVDTAEIDAIAELNALGMVDGVTTNPSLILKSGRDILEVTKEICDLVSGPVSAEVIALDAESMINEGRKLAEIAPNIAVKVPLTWDGLKACKVLSDEGNMVNVTLCFSANQALLAAKAGATFISPFIGRLDDLNMDGLELISDIRIIYDNYGFETQILAASIRTANHMSECAKIGADVCTAPPNVIKAMANHVLTDKGLDQFVKDAAKANIKIV
- a CDS encoding primosomal protein N', whose translation is MPPSFFDQGATIAVLTAQPLDKTLDYRAPEGGCFLGAFVEVPLGPRKVVGVVWGPGTGDWDRAKLRAVIRVLDAAPMRDELRSFLERAGDYTLTPLPAMLRLCTRAPGLGDPPSMRKVYRLGQGAADRMTDARTRVLAVLRDLGGLSLTLGELAEAAGVTTSVVKGLVKFGAVQEEESPRDTPFPVLDPAYGGKELTGDQAAGAERLREGLRMGGYGTVLLRGVTGSGKTEVYLEAVAECLAQGRQALVLLPEISLTAEFLTRVQARFGARPAEWHSGVTMTERRRVWKMVGEGKVQFVAGARSALFLPFRDLGLIVVDEEHDTSYKQEEGVLYNARDMAVLRASICGARVVLASATPSLESWANAETGKYERIELTSRFGAAVLPEMRAIDMRAEDLPGNKWVSPTLRRAIEVRLEQGEQSLLFLNRRGYAPVTICRACGFQIGCDHCDARMVEHRFLKRLVCHQCGESKPVPTKCPSCEAEDRLSAVGPGVERLGEEVTELFPQARVAVLSSDMYGSARAMKAEIEGIAEGSADIIIGTQLVAKGHNFPLLTLVGVIDADLGLQGSDLRAAERTFQLMRQVAGRAGRAEKPGIALMQTFQPEHPVIRAILGGDEERFWRAEAEERRAAGVPPYGRMAGIILSSTEVQEIFDLGNALARQDDALRKVGAQVFGPAPAPIARVRGRHRVRLLVKAPKGAPLQSALLAWTGQFRLRGQIRMAIDIDPQSFY